A segment of the Arachis hypogaea cultivar Tifrunner chromosome 5, arahy.Tifrunner.gnm2.J5K5, whole genome shotgun sequence genome:
GCGCGGAAGCTGGAACGCTGCGGTGTGTGGCGGAGCTGGCTTGGCGACGCTGCCTACGCCACGTTCTCACCGTTCCTGTCTTCCCCTTCGGCCTGGGACTCATTCATGTCTTCTCCCTCCTCCGATTCTTCCAAATCTAGGGCTCACCTCTTTCTCCAAATGAGGGTCCGGGCTCTCCTCTTCGACAAGGCTTCTGCTTCTATCTTCTCCGCTTCCCCCAATTCagcatattcttcttcttcttcttcgctcaCGCTACACAACCTCAATCCTTTTTGTTAGTTTccctttcattcttcttcctcgtcTTCTGAAAATTCcgaatttttttaagtttatattattttattattttttttggaggGGCAGATTTGCAGCTGCACGCTGATGATGTTTACTTCACCcttgagaatgctgcttcttcttcttcttcttcccaagATGGGGTTCAAACCGCTACTATTTCTTCCTCAAAGGTATTTTCGTGTCATTTTGATCTGTGTTATTTTTGCTTCTCCAATGAGGTCCGTTTGTAtgaattgcattggaaagtagattaGAGGTAGTGGAAGATCAATAGAAGACTATAGATGAGATAGTAAGATGAACTTAGTTTTGAGTGGCTTGCCTAAGTTACCATTTAGTTAATGATTCCATGATTTTGgaaggatattttagtaaatagCTGATTTTGTGAAGGGAATGTTtaaaacaaaacaataatttTCCCCCACTTTGGTTCTTAGAATTTCTTATGTGTTAATCAACATGAGTGACTGGTGATGCAGAACCAATCCAAATCAGGTTCTGGAGCTGGAACTAGATATGTTGACTCTGATATGGATGGCATGTCCCAGAGATACAGGAATGATGAGCTGCCTGAAACTTGGTATAATCAGATGATTGAAAAGTATAAGTCCAACAAGAAATTGGTTTTGGGAGACAGAGAATTGCCCAAGCGTTCACCTACAGAGATGGCTTCCTATGTTACATACATTACTAATCTTAAGAAAAGGCAGCTGCCCTTCAAGGAAGATCATAATTCAGTTAATGAGCAACCAAATAATGGTAATTTAGTTAATGATGATTCAGAAGGTTTTCTAGAAATAATGTATGCTTGGAACTGTGTGCCTGAGAGTGCACTTACACCAACTGACAGAGTTGAGTATAACCCAAAGGTTAAGTTATTTGGAGTTCTTGATACCTTACCTCCTGTTTCCACAAGGAGTCCTGTTATGATTGAGAGACTTGGTATTAGGCCTGAGTATCTTAACATGGATCAGGGAGGAGGCTTGTACCGTGGGAAATCTGGACCTGAGGGAAACCCTAAAGTTGTTGGCCTTGAACAAGCAACAAAATTGTCTCAAAAGGTAGTGGCACGTGCATTGGAAAGTGTGGGATTTGAGGCTGCCATGGAATGCCCAATTGCACTCTTTGCTGAAGCACTAGGCGCTCACATTCATAAATTTGGAGAACACCTGAAATTACTTACTGATAGTTATCGGAAACAGTGTTCAGCCATTGAACTTCTAAAGATGCTTCTCAAAATAGAGGGCTTTAGGTGAGTTTAAAACTCTTCTATGTTTATTTTCAGAAATTAAATTTATGTCTGTTAAATTTTGCCTTGCCAGATTAGCCTTCTTTTGTACTGTTCTACCTCATCTCACTTTGATGATGGTGTGTGTTATCCTGTATCATTTTCATCTTGAGAGAATATGGTAAAAAGCAAATTAG
Coding sequences within it:
- the LOC112799959 gene encoding uncharacterized protein isoform X2 translates to MALLGEDGRGYELARKLERCGVWRSWLGDAAYATFSPFLSSPSAWDSFMSSPSSDSSKSRAHLFLQMRVRALLFDKASASIFSASPNSAYSSSSSSLTLHNLNPFYLQLHADDVYFTLENAASSSSSSQDGVQTATISSSKNQSKSGSGAGTRYVDSDMDGMSQRYRNDELPETWYNQMIEKYKSNKKLVLGDRELPKRSPTEMASYVTYITNLKKRQLPFKEDHNSVNEQPNNGNLVNDDSEGFLEIMYAWNCVPESALTPTDRVEYNPKGGGLYRGKSGPEGNPKVVGLEQATKLSQKVVARALESVGFEAAMECPIALFAEALGAHIHKFGEHLKLLTDSYRKQCSAIELLKMLLKIEGFSNFASLLDAVKDGSRNIVQQNHQVHGIQSQTQPQQQSSIRIPQQVPRQMHQQVQQFIHSQNLAFQQHQQQQQQQQMQQQQQMQQQQLLQQQQQQQQQQQQQQQQQQQQQQLLLQQQQQQQQQQQLQQQIRRRAMSTPRPAMDIDKERPLVQVKLENPPDLPIDNNAFNPTNSRHPQMQLRQQQMPAMSSFHSQPGGQFRQMGSLQMPPIQSQNTGMVRAPPVKVEGFSELMGGGGDSSSKHDSDESRLTSPSGK
- the LOC112799959 gene encoding uncharacterized protein isoform X1, with protein sequence MALLGEDGRGYELARKLERCGVWRSWLGDAAYATFSPFLSSPSAWDSFMSSPSSDSSKSRAHLFLQMRVRALLFDKASASIFSASPNSAYSSSSSSLTLHNLNPFYLQLHADDVYFTLENAASSSSSSQDGVQTATISSSKNQSKSGSGAGTRYVDSDMDGMSQRYRNDELPETWYNQMIEKYKSNKKLVLGDRELPKRSPTEMASYVTYITNLKKRQLPFKEDHNSVNEQPNNGNLVNDDSEGFLEIMYAWNCVPESALTPTDRVEYNPKVKLFGVLDTLPPVSTRSPVMIERLGIRPEYLNMDQGGGLYRGKSGPEGNPKVVGLEQATKLSQKVVARALESVGFEAAMECPIALFAEALGAHIHKFGEHLKLLTDSYRKQCSAIELLKMLLKIEGFSNFASLLDAVKDGSRNIVQQNHQVHGIQSQTQPQQQSSIRIPQQVPRQMHQQVQQFIHSQNLAFQQHQQQQQQQQMQQQQQMQQQQLLQQQQQQQQQQQQQQQQQQQQQQLLLQQQQQQQQQQQLQQQIRRRAMSTPRPAMDIDKERPLVQVKLENPPDLPIDNNAFNPTNSRHPQMQLRQQQMPAMSSFHSQPGGQFRQMGSLQMPPIQSQNTGMVRAPPVKVEGFSELMGGGGDSSSKHDSDESRLTSPSGK